tttattttattaccatcatttgtgttgagtttcatttattcatatatatatatatgtattgacccccttcttcaaattagatgtttcggaagcgggatgaactcctagcaccagatcgtatgtgaggaattcaagaggaattggcggcattcttccttgaccacgtgatcgctgaaaacggagaatactatgtggaccctgtgttcctacaatttaattaggagattgtattgtaagatataattattgtatatatgtagccggtagtgtcggatagatataccagaacttgttgttcgaccaatatctcggagaaggagaggtggacgatatcacttctctctgtatgcatatgttcatgacgatcttctgtttccttcatttgattactagctagcgtgtctactcctctccatacgtatatagtacgtagcgtcgaccaagcacggagataagagaggacacttctctctattaattagctacctacacaatatatgaaacacctaaattaacccccccaaacccctaaaccaccccctttcaaaaaaacaaaaacctcagctcctgccagctgctgacgcgtggatgcctattggtcccggttggtgacaccaaccgggacaaaaggccctgcctattggtcccggttggtggcaccaaccgggaccaaaggccctcctgcctgggctccccgcaccggccacgtggacggcctttagtcccggttcgtgtaagaaccgggactaaagggctagggcattagtaacgaccctttagtcccggttccagaaccgggactaaaggcccttatgaaccggggtaaaagccccttttcctactagtgtgcCAACATGTTGATATGTGAAATACTACCTCTTTCTCAGTTTACAGGGCGTGCGCGTACTCCTAGGTCGtcaatttgaccaacctaatacaagtcatatattacaaaaaatataccaacatAAACTTCGGAGTTTCTACTTTCAAAAGGTATAATTTTTGTGTCATATAGTTTATATTAGGGTGATAAAATTGACAACCTAGGTATACGCGCAGGACTtgtaaactgaaacggaggtAGTATCAATGATGCAAAAAGGCAGCAAAAAATAAATGTTAAGAACAACTAAAACTAATGAAAAAAAAAATTAAGACTGTTCTCCATTTAcaatgaaaaataaaataaaatctaCAAAGTAGTTGACAAAATGATGTATTATAAAAAGGAATTTTTTAATCAAACTTAGCGTGACTGCATCTTTAACAAAAAAAACATGGGCTACATATTTTTGCTACTCCCTCTGTCATAGTTTAGAAGGCGCGGTTCAATTTTCATGCATTTCCAAAATAGAAGAGGTTTAAGGCGCGCTGGTAATTAATGCTGAGTTAATTAGGCCCCTTTGAAATCAATTACCGGCTGCATCCATGCATGCCGTCCTTTCCATTTGATGTTGTGGGGTTTGGCTCAGGTGCAGGGGTCACAGCACGGATTATATGCAGGGCCAATAATCAAGTGACAGATGTCCCGGTGGGACCAACTAATAAAGCCTTCTTATTTCTCTCTATACATGATTCTCAATCTTCTTCGTTCTTCTTCTAGACTAGAGACCATGAATCCGATCGAGGCCAAGGTGGCGGCGGCGCAAGGCTGAGGTGATGGTGTGGGCGGCCAAGGCGGggccgcggaggacgacatcacaAAGCTGAGGGGCACGCAGCGATTAGACTTCAGTCAAAAAAACGCAGCGATTGGACCATGGTTCCTTAGGTAGTGGAGATGGCAGCACCCATAGCGTTGAATTCACAGTCCTCATGCACGGAGGTGAGTTGGAGCGGCGGAGCACATCCTCCGTCTTGGCCGCCTTCACGCAGCACGGGGAGCTTCATTTGTGTGgcggccggcggcgacggcgtcgtcGTCAATGGGATGACAGCTAGCTACTCTCTCGAGGAAGCACCCTAGTATTACAAACGTTGATTTCATAGGACGTGAAGGTTCGTGGTCTCTACCCTTGATTAATGGTGGAGTAGAAGATTGAGAACCAGGAAACTGGTAGAATAAAAAGAGAGAAGTAAAAAGGCTTTATTAGTTGGTCCCACCGGGACATGTGTCACTTGATTATTGACCCTGCATATTAATCCGTGTTGTGACCTCTACACCTGAGCCAAACCCGATGTTGTGTACGCGTGTGTTGAAAAGTTGCATGCATGGAATCGGTCTCCACCAATGCATGCGCGATGGCTGCTCGTTTAGTGGCCATGGGATGGCTGCTCGTTTAGTGGCCATGGGTTCGCATTGATTTGCCAAGCAATTAGGCGCCGTGCTATTAACTACGCTGTTATTTCTAGGGTCGCATGTAAAAAAAACTAGAGCCAATTGTGGAACACCTTGTTCCCAGAGATTTCTGATGTATGCCTTCTAAACCGTGATGGAGGGAGTATCAGGGTCTGTTTGGTTCCAAATAAGTCACCAACTTATAAGTCGAAAAGTGAAAAAAATAACTTATTTTGCCAAACAGACCCAACTTATAAGTCATAAGTTGCTCCACCCCAACTTAAAACTTATAAGTCACCCTCTTTTGCGTGGGTCCCACTACATTTACATCAAAAAACAAGATGGAAAGGTGTGGTCAGATGACTTATAAGTCAGGTGACAACCAAACAGGCGTGACTTATAAGTCACTCTTTTTAAGTCACCTCACTTATAAGTCAGGTAACTTATTGGAACCAAACAGGCTGCTCCCAATGGACCGGTTCTTAGATGGGATGCTAAGCATATTAAATAGCTTAGCAACCAAactccccaatgcataggtgctttgCTTCTTGTAGATAAGCTCCCTTCATTTAATGATTTAGCTACTAAACTCTctcatgcattggtgagtttccTTCACTTAAAAGTTTTGCCTAGGTTTGCGCGCTTGGCATTGTTTCTTCCTGGGTCACCAAACCCATCTCTCTCCTCTTAATTGCCTTGTCACATCATATTTTTCGTCTACATGGCATGCTTAGCACCCGTAcaaggtggagcattgggaggggcCTAAGCATCCAACAAATATATCGTCCATTACCACACATAAATTAATGAAAAAATAATGTATGACTGACATGCATGACTTTACTATCTCAGAAAAAAAATACATGCATAACTTGATGAGTTGGCATTGTTTAGATGGACATTAAAATGAAAAATATAACATGCATGACTTGATAAGGTGTCATTGTTTGCATGCATAGATTAATGCTAAATTGTAACCTATGAGTACATGAATGACTAGTTGATGTCACTCAATTTTGACCACCTATCAATAATTGAGGTGATGTGGAAAAAATTGTAACCTATGAGTACATGCATGGCTTGTTGATGTCACACAATTTTGATCGAACAACTATCAGTAATTGAGGTCATGCGAAAGCACACATGTGCAAAAGATATCTAATAGAGGGGACTTGTTATTTAGATACATAAGATTCCGTGACACATTGATCATATAGAGCGATACCTAGGAAAGGATTGTGAGTCATCTGTTTCATGAGAGAGGTCTAGAAGGATGACTCAAACCCTAGCTGCCGACCCATCTGCTTCTACTCTTGCCGCCGCTAGGGTGCGTCGTTGGGCAAAGCCCATGCGTGATGTGCCCGTCAGTGCTGTAGCAAAAACTGATCATATTACAAATTCTAATATTTTGATGATGGGTACAATGGCACTTAAAATACCGTCACCAGAACCAGAGCCTGAAGAAGTCAAGCCTAATTTTCGTACGCAAAGCTGGATAAATGTCGGTGCTATTTCGGTCCAGGTCACATGAGGTTTACGTGCAGAAGCGTTCTAAATCCAAGGTGCTATAGTACGGTAAAGGTATATTTTGGTTCCTAATGATCAGCGTGGCCGGATAGTTAATTAGTAAATTCTTGGTTGTTAGGTAAAGGAACTTTTCCTTAGGCGTGAGATTTAGAGGAGTCCTAGTAGTACTAGGAGTCCTGTTCGGTTTATGGTTAGGAGAGAGAGTCTGTATCAGTTTTGCTTTGCTCGTGGGCCGGTTTGATCGGGTGTGTGATGCCTATATAAAAGGCTGGCTACGGCCGATGTAAAGGTCAGATTTTTGGTATTAGTTGTGAGTTCGATAAAACTATAGAAAACGTCCCATGTCGAGGGACATCAAATATCTTTGTTGCTGATCCGAAGGGATTTTGTTGCTGCTGTGTGTGGAGTCGATCCAATCTACTCGACACATGAGAGTTGAAACATGGGATCTAACCCAGTTGACGGCTTTGTCGGTCTTGGGAGCCATGATGATTATGTTAATGTTGGACTGCAAAATGAAGGTAATGACAATAAGCCGGCACATTATGTTCATGGCGATGAGCCGACATCAGCTATTCGTGTCCTAAGCCGGTAAAACAACGAGTCGATTATGGTTATTCAAGATGTGACTTAAAGCTATCAAAAGCATACTAAAGTATGAACAAGCCAGCAAATTGATGAGCTGGTCGTGGTTACCCAACAGCATTTTGAAATTTGACGAATTGTTGGGCAGTTTATGGGGATAAGCTAGCAAACAGAAAAACTACAAAGATGGCTACACCTACGGATCTGGAAATTGCTatgaaaaggaaaaataaaataccTAAAAAAGCACAGATGTAGGAACCAATCTGTCAATGGGCATCTGATAGGGGTAATACAAAACTCCTAGTGGATGTAAATGGCATCATCATATTAATACAATACCTGCTTGAGTTATTTGAGCAAGTTTGGATCTACAGGGAAGAAATGGCGATGAACACCGACAAACTGTGGATGAACTGCAAAAGGGAAGTAGGGTACTTATGAGATCTGACGAGAAGTCTTTGGGATGCCGGGGCACTGCGGATGCGGTTGAAGCACCGCAGATGAACTCTGACGACGCCTGGAGCAGTGGAGAAGATGCAGCCGAGTTGGCTAGAGAACTTGAAGAGGCACGACAGAGCTACGGTCGCGAGAAGCATTGGGCGCGAGGAAGATGGCGGTAAAAGTGAAACCAGAAGCCCCGTGCGCGTATTTATAAGATGGTAAAAAGGTGGAACGGCAAGCGTGAGAATCCAGGCGGCATAGTAAATTTTGGGTAAAAAGGCACCTCGATTTTTGGGCCTGGCAGATATACTTAAAGATTCGCTATGACGTCACATCTAAGCTCCATAAAATCAGGAAGGTGATGTCACAACAAGAGGAGACAAGAAATGTCAAGCAAAATAGTGTCACAAGCCGGCAGTCTCCCATGATCCTGTCGAAAGATAAGCTGAAGAGGCAAAAGAGAGGTTCTGGTTCATCAAAGGATGGCCCGGACTTAATTCCAGTGTgaagtttaacatggataaatccaagtTAACATGTgggctaatgttggggatataaccacACACAATGACCCGGACAGGTTATGGCCAGGTTATCCAATGGCGACTCTTGGAGCAGATTCATTATGTGGGTCGCAATGACTATGAAGCTCAAGGCCCATGAGGCGACTCACAGAGCAGGCCGGCTTATGGCCCGGCATCTGGGAGGCAGGCTCAAGGAGGAAACTAAAAGGAAACTCCCTTACTTGGGAGGCAAGATATAGGTAGGAAACAGACTAGGGCACGGGTTTGTACTACCACTCGGACTATGTTGTAAACTAAGGGCCTCAACTTGTATATAAAGGGGAGCCCCTGGGGTAGAAAAAGGACTAGGTTACAAGCTCTCGAGTATACTAGGTTAGTCAAGTCGCCCCCTTATAATCGATATCTCAAGCAATAATCAATCAAGGAGGAAGTAGGCTATTACCTCCGCCGAGAGGGACCGAGCCTCGATAAACCCGTGTCTCTCAATTCCGATCAACCCCGTTCAAGCTACCACCCGGTTGTGATGGtgtcacgactaagtcctttttcAAAGACACCTGCCGTGACAAAATCACGACAGGTAGTGTGGCACCTGATTCTTGGTGGAGGGGTCACTCATCTCTAGTATGTAGATGATACCATGATTATGGCAGAGGGGTTGGACCTTCACGTTCTCAACCTTATATTCCTTCTTCTTTGTTTTGAGGCCATGTCGGGTCTTAAGTTCAACTTCAACAAGAATGGGTTCATTATACTAGGCTACTCTACGACCGAGCAACATCGGATTGCAGACAATTTGAATTGCATGTTGGCTGCCTTCCCCATATCCTATTTGGGGATGTTGATGTCTGACTCGAGGGTCCTACTGGGTGAATTCGACCCGCTTATGGTGCGAGTCGCGTCCCAGGTAAAGCTGTGGGGTGGGCGGCTTACCTCCAAGAGGAGTAAATCTGGTCCTTATTGGCTCTAATGTCTCGAACCTGTCCATATATATGATGGGGATTTATATCCTGCCAGAGGGCGTTCATAGCTCGTTAGATAATTATCTTGCTAGATTCTTCTGGCGGGAGGTGGACGGCCGCCAGAAATACCATATGGTCAAGTGGGCGGACATCTGTATGCCAAAAGACCGTGGTAGATTAGGCATCATAGCCTCCCATTGCACGAATGTGGCCCTCATGCTGCGTGGGTCTGACAGATCATGCGAGCGGAGGGGGCTTGTGGTTGCAACTTATTCAGGCCAAGTATCTGAGGGGCGAGCCCCTCCTTGCGTGCTTGCGCTGGGGTGGTTCCCAATTCTGGAAATCCATCTAGCGGATCAAGCACGATATTCGCCTTGGGGTCTCCTTCGCTATAGAAAATGGAGAAGGAACCCCATTATGGCTTGATTCCTGGTTGGAGGCCAGCCATTGTGGGTGGGCTTTCCTAGCTTGTTTGCTATTTGTGATGATCCGATGCGGTTGGCCTCCGCTGCCGTCCAGAATGGGCATTGAAAAACGACACATATATAGATAGGAGATCATTCATAATATGCTTATAGACAGGTGATGGTTAATAACTAGTATTAGTTGTGCTCTATTCCTTGACAAATCATCCAGTAATAACCTGCTACTGAATTACGGAATAATCTCGAAAGAATATGCAGCACCTAAAGAGAGACAACCAAGAAAACATGGAACTTACATTGTGGCTCACTTGTGTCATTCTATTCAGGAATTCCATATTACTACAACTGATTTGTGCCTTACACATGCTGCTGGTGCTATTATGTCATATCTTAAGGTCATTCTGTTCCAGAGGAATAATTAATGACAGTAGACATTCGCGCATGTCCAATATATAATATATTTTTTTGTGGGAGTCCACAACTAATGGCCACTAGATCATGTTTTTCTCATCCCCTGAGCAATAGCAAAACGATCATGTCATCCTATTTGTTTGGAAAAGTAATGTGGTCTTTTGAATAGATGCCCCTCTACTTTGTGCATCCTGCGAGAGATGATCCACCATACTCACCGTGCATGCGTGTACTCAGAGCACCAAAGTTCACTTGCGATCATGTTCTGCCAGCTCCGGCAGACGCACATAAGCCTTCTGAGCGTGCGTTCCGATAACAGTCGTAGCACCAGCGACATGGCCTGCGTAGATAGCGATGAGGCCAAGACTACTATGTCCCCGCGTGGCTGCCTCCCGAGACGCGCAGTGCTTTCCTCGTACACCGCAACCTCCAAGAGCCAGTTATTTCGATGGACCAAGCTCTCCAAGTCGATGAGCTTCTCAATGTCGCCGCTCGACGGGGTGTATGCCCAAATGTCCTTTGGCCAGTCAGTTTGCGTTAGGAGGATGCTCCGGCCATTGTCCATAAGGGCCAGTGGGATCATGTTGTTTTGGTAACTGTCGTACCTACCTCTCATGACCCTGTTGACCGCCGGTGACGCCGTGCCTGCCTCGATTCGGCAATGTAGATCCCACACGGTGCCTGGCCCGTGTCCACGCAGTAGCCAGACATCGTACTGATGCTCATGGCCGGAGAAAAGGCACAGTCTCCCGGCGAGCTCCGTCAGAAACCGCCACTTGCGCAGAACCTCAACCAGCTGGATGCCCGGCGGTGCCGGCACGGTCGCAAAGGTCTCTTCGCAGACGGAGAAACAGATGATGATCGTCCCTATCTCTTCGAATCGGTCGCCGAGGGTCCGGTGGCCTGACCAGTAGACGTGCCCTTGGGCAAAGACGCTCGGTTTGATCTGTTTCACCCAACCCTCCGGCCTTGCGGCGATCGGGCGCCAAGATTCCGTGGAGCCGTCGCGGTCGTTTACCACGTAAACCTCGCAGCCGACGGACGCGGGGCGGCCCTCGCCGTCGCGGCCGCGGTAGTAGACGCGCACAACCTTGTGCCTCCTGGCGCGCGCGTCGTAGCCGAGCCCTAGGCTCGCGTACCTCTGCATCACGTCAAGGGGAAGCCGGCAGCCCGTGGTCCGGCCCTCCGGTATCGCCCTCTTCTGGCCGGTGGATGGGTTGCAGAGGAAGTGGATCCCCGTGGGGACATGCTCGAGGATGACGAGGCCGCGGCACTGCGTCGAGGCGAGGCTCGGGTGCGTGGGGCGGTCCAAGGGGTCCTCGTCGTCCCAGAACACCGTGATTAAGCGTGGGAAGCAGGCGCCCGTGACGGCGATCGgaacgtcgtcctcctcctcgtcgccgtcggAGGAGTCCTGCAGGCGGAAGATCTTGGGGCGCCCGCCGTGGATGGCGTGGTACCAGTCGGTGAAGTCCTCTGAGGAGAGCGCTGCGGCCCAGGCGCGGGAGAGGCAGCGGCACGCGAGCACCGACTTGGCCGGCAGCCGCGCGAAGATCTCGTCCTCCATGATCTCGTCGGGGAGGACCGGGCATCGGGGCGTCGGAGCCATTGGCGGCCGTTCTGATTTTGCGAAACTGCTTGGAAAGGAGGACGCGATGCGCATGCGCGCGATTGTTGAGATAAACGCGCGCAGATAGATTGGTTTTGGTAGGGCGCGCGATGAGGTGCATGCAGCAGACACGTTGGGGCGTGCACGTCAGGGGTCTCATCGATTCCACGGGAATCAGATCTGCACATGTGCCTGGTTTGTTGGGAGTTTCAGTTACCTGTAACCTTGTCACGTTGGTGCCAACACGTTTTCTGTAACACAACATATAGATGTAGAAGCTCGTGCATATGGACATACACGCATCTCTATAAACGCACACACTCATACACTGTCCCTATAAACACCTCCGAGAGACATCACTAAAAGGCCTAAAATCAGTCTGAAAAATGCGAGCACCAGTGGGAAGTCTAGGACTTGAACCTTGATGGGCCGGGGATGACCATCCTAATCATCGAACCACATGTTGGTTCACTTGTGCCAACATGTTGATATGTGAAATACTACCTCTCTCTCAGTTTACAGGGCGTGCGCGTACTCCTAGGTCGTCAATTTGAGCAACCTAATAcaagtcatatattacaaaaaatataccaacatAAACTTCGGAGTTTCTACTTTCAAAAGGtataatttttgtgttatatagtttatattagggtgataaaattgacaacctaggtatacgcgcaggacttgtaaactgaaacggaggtAGTATCAATGATGCGAAAAGGCAGCAAAAAATAAATGTTAAGAACAACTAAAACTAATGAAAAACAAATTTAAGACTGTTCTCCATTTACAATGAAAAATAGAATAAAATCTACAAAGTAGCTGACAAAATGATGTATTATAAAAAGGAATTTTTTAATCAAACTTAGCGCGACTGCATCTTTAACAAAAAAAAACCACGGGCTACATATTTTTGCTACAAGCATCCAACAAATATATCATCCATTACCACACAGAAATTAATGAAAAAATAATGTATGACTGACATGCATGACTTTACTATCTCAGGAAAATAATACATGCATAACTTG
This sequence is a window from Aegilops tauschii subsp. strangulata cultivar AL8/78 chromosome 7, Aet v6.0, whole genome shotgun sequence. Protein-coding genes within it:
- the LOC141027456 gene encoding F-box protein CPR1-like, whose product is MRIASSFPSSFAKSERPPMAPTPRCPVLPDEIMEDEIFARLPAKSVLACRCLSRAWAAALSSEDFTDWYHAIHGGRPKIFRLQDSSDGDEEEDDVPIAVTGACFPRLITVFWDDEDPLDRPTHPSLASTQCRGLVILEHVPTGIHFLCNPSTGQKRAIPEGRTTGCRLPLDVMQRYASLGLGYDARARRHKVVRVYYRGRDGEGRPASVGCEVYVVNDRDGSTESWRPIAARPEGWVKQIKPSVFAQGHVYWSGHRTLGDRFEEIGTIIICFSVCEETFATVPAPPGIQLVEVLRKWRFLTELAGRLCLFSGHEHQYDVWLLRGHGPGTVWDLHCRIEAGTASPAVNRVMRGRYDSYQNNMIPLALMDNGRSILLTQTDWPKDIWAYTPSSGDIEKLIDLESLVHRNNWLLEVAVYEESTARLGRQPRGDIVVLASSLSTQAMSLVLRLLSERTLRRLMCVCRSWQNMIASELWCSEYTHAR